In Pseudomonadota bacterium, the genomic window GGGGGGCGGGCGGCGTGCCGCCTGCTCAACTCGAACGGCGCGAGCTGCAACTCCGACGGGACGCCATGCTGGGATCTGTGCACCGCGCACCAGTGGCAGTACGCGTGCGAGCAGGGGGCGGTGCCCGGCGGTAGCACGTCGCCGCTTACTTACCCCTACAGCGACTTCTACGGCGCGGCCACGTGCAACGGGACCGATCGTGTGGTGAGCGACGTCGTGCTGTACACGGAGTACCTGGACGGCTGCCGCTCGGACTGGACCACCGACATCTACGATCAATCCGGCAACGTCGAGGAGTGGACGAAGACCGCGCGCACGATAGGTGACGGCACGGCGCTGTACGAGACGCGCGGCGGCTCGTACAACGACCTCGCGGGTGGCATGACCTGCCCGTTCAACCTGACCGCATTCGAGAACGACGTAGACTTCCGCATGCCGAACATCGGCTTCCGGTGCTGCCGCATGAACACGGACTGCTCGACGAGCGCGAACTGCGTCGCCGGCAGCTGGTGCTCGAGCGGTAACTGCGTCGCGTGCGACACGAGCGCGCACTGCGGGCCGACCTGCGCCGCGTGCGCTTCGAACTACCGGTGCACCGGCCCGGACGGCTCCTGCAGCTTCTGCAAGTCGGACGCCTTCTGCGGTTCGTCCTGCACGGCCTGCGCCCCCGGGGTGCACTGCTACGCGACGTCGAGCACCACCTCGGCGTGCCTGCCCAACTACACGACCGAGACCTTCACCTACGACTGGGAGGAGCTCTTCGGGGCCACCGGGGTGACCAACCTGTCGCTCGCCGACGAGGGGATGTCGGCAGCCGTCAACATCGGCTTCACCTTCCCCCTGTACGGGACCAACTACACCCAGCTGTACGTCTCGGCCAACGGGTTCATCGAGTTCGGGGCGACCACGAACTCGTACACGAACCAGTGCAGCCTCCCGAGCGCGACGACGCCGAACAACATCATCGCGCTCATGTGGGACGACCTGAACCCGGCGAGCGCGGCGATCATCCGGTACAAGTCGTTTGCGACCTGTCCGGTCGGCACGTCGGCGCAGCCCTGCTTCGTCGTGGAGTACGACAACGTCCCCCACTACGGCGGCGGCACGGCCGGCACGTTCGAGGTCGTCCTGTTCCAGGGCGGCGACTTCACCATACAGTTCCAGGACTCGGGCGCCGAGCTGGGCAGCGGCTCCACGACTGGGGTCGAGAACTCCGCCGGGACGATGGGCAAGACCTACGAGTGCGACACGGCGAGCTCCCTCTCCGACTCCGAGGCCGTCTGCTTCTACATGGAGGACGAGTCGACGAGCGGCTGCCACTGAGCCGCTCCGACGATCGCCCGCGCCACGGCGCGCAGATCCTTCTCCCGCACCTCGATCCGGCACGCGGCGCGCAGCTCGTCGCTCTTGCAGTTGAACGCGATCGCGAGCCCGGCAGCGCGCGCGATCCACAGATCGTTGTCGTTGTCGCCCACGAACGCGGCGCGCGAGGCCTCGATCCCCTCTCGCCGGCACAGCTCCCGCAAGCCGTCCGCCTTGCCCTCGACGTCGTACGGCGTCGGGGTGCCGCCGGCGATCCGGCCGTCCGCAGCGAAGGCGATGCGGTTCAGGAGCACGTGCTTGAAAGGGACGTCGGGAAACAGGTGATCGACCACGATGTCGAGGCTGCCGGACACGATCGCGATGACATGGCCGCGGGCGTGGAGGTCGAGGAGCGCCTCCCGTGCGCCCGTCACCGGCCGCAGCATGTCGAGCACCTCCCGGATCCGCGGGAGGGTCGCGCCCGCCTCGGACAGGAGCTCGAGATCGCTGTGGAACCAGTTCGCGTAGGTGATCCTTTTCGCGAAGAAGTCGTCGTGCGCCTTCTTGCGCAGGACGGGGTCGGTCGCGAAGTGATCGTGGAGCGTCTGCCAGATGAAGATCGTGTCGTCGACGAGCGTGCCGTCCACGTCGAAGCACACGAGCGGGTAGCGGAGCCGGTGATCCATGGCCTGCCGTGTCTATCATACCAAGTGTGACGGGCGCAAAACCCAGTCCGAAGAATCGTAGTTGACACTATTCCCAGAGTGGCGGACATTCGGAAAGCAACGCCGTATTCGAGGAAATATGTTCATGTGCCCCCTCCGGGTCAGGCGCGATAGTCGCGTCGATTGTGGTGAGCCGTTCGTAGGCCGCGGTCGACAGACACTGCTCGTGCGAGGCCCCCCGCTCGAGCCTTTCGCCGATTCCCAAACGCCAATTCGAGTCCGGAAAAAAAAGAGGAGCGAGGAGCCATAGAGAGTATGGCTCCGGAAACGGAGAAATGCAAAATGAGGAAGATCTTGAGAGTGATCGCTGCCGTGTTTCTGACCAGCGCCGCGATCGCCCCCTTCGACGCTTCGGCGTCGCCCGTGATGGACGGACCGGGCGTTTCATTGATAGTAGAGCTGCCCGACGGGCCGCTCTGCGGGAAAGACGTGCCCGTCACGATCCGCGTGGAGAACGCGTTGAGAGAGGTGATCGAGATCGGCTCGCTGACCACATCGCGGCACCGTTTCCGCGAGGAGAAGAACGAGCACAACGGCGAGACGATGCTCGTGAGTGAGGACCTGCCAGCCACCGTTCTTGGAGAGCCGAAGTCGGCAGAGGTGGAAAAGAAGATGACCATTGACGCGTCGTTCCCGATCCCCTCCGAGGACGGAGTATTCAGCGACACGTTCACGCTGAAGTGGAGGCGCACGGGCGCGGGCGCTTGGATCTACACGGACGCGTTCGTGAAGACTGAGGTGACGGACGGCTGCGCCGAGATCATCAGCGACCTAGAGTACGAAGCTCTAATGCAGGTCTACTCGCTCATCCCGTTCGTACGGGACGGGAAGGAGGTGCTCGAGCTGGCCGTCGAAGGCGCCGGGACGTTTGACGGGTACGAAGTCCCATGGACGGAGATCGACGACGGTTTCGCGCCGATCTCCACCGCATCCGAAGACGCTGTCGTCATCGACGGCACGCCCTACCAGTTCATCGACCCGAGCTACGAGACCGTGAGCGACGACGCCGTCTCCGACGCCGAAGGCGAGGGCATGGCGTTGGACTCGATTCTCTCGCTCAGCTACTGTGTCAGGGTGAGATACCATCAGGATGCGTATCAGGCCCCGACACCCACGGCGACCGGAATGCGCTGGTGGCGACCCAGGACCAGGATCACGAATTCGTCTTTCGAAAAAATGAATTTCCAGGGGCTCGTTGTCGAGCTTTGGGACCGGAACGAAGGAGTCAGGGACCACTATATCACCTCAGCCATCCTCAACTATACTGCCAACGGTCAATACTTTTGTATCGATTTCGATTGGGACCAGACCGCACATGGAGAAACCTACCCCGATCCCTTTATTAGAACCGTTTATAAAGTTGCTAAGCCCGCAATTGGTCCTTCCCTGATCAAATACGGGATATTGTGTAGAGATTCGTACGACCCCTGTTTGAATCCTATACCGATGTCCTGGAGAGACCAGTACACAGCGAATCTGGGGAGTACCGGTACTACTGCGTATGTATCCACATATTTCACGTCGGTGAGCGATCCTCCCGATGCGAGTTACCTCGAAACCACCCCCAGTTCGCAGGCGACCCAAATGGCGTATTTTCAGAAGTTTTTCCAGGTCTGGAACGGGTACGAGTTGGACGATTCCATTCGTGTTGCTTGGGGCGACATGTGTTCTCCAGGCGGTGGCAGCGACGATCACATCACCTTGTGTCGAAAGAGGGATGCATTTGGCGAATATCCCGAGGCCTTCTGGCACCGGCGCTGGGATGTCCCTCCACATGAGATGGGGCACAGTTACAGAAGTATCGTCTGGGGAATTGACCCATCTGTGAACTGCGGAAGCGGAGCGCACCGCGGATACTGCTCGTACACATACGAGTGCGCAACGAGTGAAGGATGGGCCAGTTTCGTTGCAATGCGTACCTGGTATCCGGACGATACCGACATCTCGGAACCCATTCTGTATACGCAGCAAGATTGGTATGAAATCGAGCCCGGCGGATATACTTTGCCACATTCTCCATTCGACGACGACTATTGCAACATGGACGACGCCGGAACCAATGCATGTCCATTCGCCTACCCCGGTCAACCCGAATGGCACCAATGCTATGCCAAGAACGAAATAATGGGCGTTCGCGCGTTCTGGGATATGTTGGACAGCAACCCAGATGGTGATGACCTGTCGAGCGATTCAGTGCTTTGGCCCTACCTAGTGGACGTCTGGGTGCTCTATCCTGATGGAGACGGCAACCATGAACTCACCGAGGAGGATTCGAATATGGTCGATTACCTTTACAACGCTGCCGAGATCAGCTCGGACGTTCACGACGACATCGAAGCAGCGATGGAAAACAACAGCATGACCTGGCAGGATCCGACTTGAACTACCCGGCAGTCAAAGTCGCAGTCCGGCTCGCCCCCCTGCTCGTCGTGTTGGCGGCTTGCGGCAACGGTGCAACATCGACCGCGGACAGCGGAACCGATTCCGGGACCGACGCGGGGGCCGACGCCGGCCCGCCTCCCGGCTCGTTGCTCTGGGCGCAACACATCGGGGGTGTGGACTATATCGAGGAGGCCGCTGCCGGCGTTTTCGGGAATCAGGGTCATTCGGTTGCTGCCCTGTCGGACGGCACCTTCTGCGCCGACGGCTCGTTCATGAACGGCGCGGTGTTCGGCGCCGGTACGGCCAACGAAATCGAATTACAGTCCGCTGGAGGTGTCTGGGACGGGGACGGGTTCATCGGGCGGTGGCTGCCCGACGGCACACCGGCATGGGTGCTCCCGGTGGGCGGGGACGGCAGCTACTACGTCGACGGCTTCGCCGAGTTCGAGAGGCTACCGGACAACTCGGTGATCGCCGTGGTACAGGTGGAGAACGGCGCGAACCTCGATCCGCTAGGCGACGCCCCGGTGACCTTAGACGACGACAACGGATTGGTCGCACCCGTCTACGATGCCGACGGCCGGCTGGTCCGGTACATCGACTGGATCGGCGGGGGCGAAGACTGGACCCACGGCGCGGGGTATACTCTGAGAATCCGCGTGCGCGCGGCGCCGGATGGAACGGTCGTCATGTCGAACTCGACTTGCTGCTACGAAGACGAAACGGTGATCCTCGGCACCGACGAGCCGAACGAGACGGTGTTGACCTCGGATCCCGACTCGCTGAGCTGGTCGGTCATCGGCGTGTACGACCCCGCCGGCTTCCTGGAGTGGGGCGTGAAGCTCGAGAACGGCTCGCACGAGTTCGATCTCACTGTCGGGGAGATCGCCGTGAGCGCGGGCGGGGAAGTACTCGCGGCCGGAAGCTACTTCGAAGGCGAGGCGGTCGTGTTTGGGTCCGACGGGAGCTCGACCTCGCTCCCATGCTCGGATGCCGGGCCCGACACGTCGGGGAACTACCTGGCCAAGTGGAACGCGGAGGGGATCCTCCAGTGGGTCAAACAGATTCCGACGCTGGGTCCGTCTCCCCTGTTTTTCCGCGACGACGGCACCATCGTCTGGATCGACGCGTTCCGGCACGGGAACACCTTCGACCCGGGTGGGCCTGCGGAGGTCGCGATCGACGCGCCGGAGTGCGCGGGCGAGTCTCCCTGCTTCTTCGTCGTCGAGATCGCGCAGGATGGATCGTCGTTCGAGCCGCGGCGCCTGTCCGGCCCAGGCGGCGGCTATATGGCGCGCAGACCCGACGGTTCCTTCACTCTCGCCACATGGAGAGAAGGCGTGACCACGATCTCCGGCTACGGCGCGGACTTCGACCCACAATGGGAGGCGGTGATCGAGCCCAACGGCGCCGAGGCCGGGGCGTGGATCCACGACATCGCCGCCCTCGCCGACGGCTCGGTCGTCGTCATCGGCGACTACACGGACTCCATCGTCCTCGGCGCGGGCGAGCCGAACGAGACGACGCTCCACGGCGTCTGCGACGAGTGCAGGTACGGCGCGTTCCTCGCCAGGTACGCGTGGTGAGCGGCCGGGCCGTCGATCCGCGCGATCGTGCCCGCAGAGCAAGCTCCGAAGAGCCGTTGCCGAAGAGCCGTTGCCGAAGTTGACAACCCCCCCGCGGTGATTAATATGGCGCGGCGAGCACTTGGAGGGTGAAAGTGCTCACGTGGCAAGAACAAAACCAATCCTCAGTAATCATTGAGGAAAACGGAGGGCGAACATGGCAGTCAGACCACTGAACGATCGGGTGCTCGTGAAGCGGCTCGAGTCCGAGGAGCGGACCAAGGGCGGCATCATCATCCCGGACGCGGCCAAGGAGAAGCCGCTCGAGGGCAAGGTGATGGCGGTCGGCGGCGGCAAGAAGGACGAGAAGGGCAAGGTGATCCCGCTCGTCGTGAAGAAGGGCGATCGCGTGCTGTTCGGCAAGTACTCGGGCACCGAGATCAAGATCGACGGCGAAGAGGTCGTGATCGTGCGCGAGGACGACATCCTCGCGGTGATCGAATAGCGCAGAGGAGGTGACACCATGGCAACGAAAGAGATCAAGTTCGACGAGAGCGCGCGCTCCCTCATCCTCCGCGGCGTGGACACGCTCGCCGAGGCGGTGAAGGTCACCCTCGGGCCCAAGGGCCGCAACGTCGTCATCGAC contains:
- a CDS encoding SUMF1/EgtB/PvdO family nonheme iron enzyme, translated to GGRAACRLLNSNGASCNSDGTPCWDLCTAHQWQYACEQGAVPGGSTSPLTYPYSDFYGAATCNGTDRVVSDVVLYTEYLDGCRSDWTTDIYDQSGNVEEWTKTARTIGDGTALYETRGGSYNDLAGGMTCPFNLTAFENDVDFRMPNIGFRCCRMNTDCSTSANCVAGSWCSSGNCVACDTSAHCGPTCAACASNYRCTGPDGSCSFCKSDAFCGSSCTACAPGVHCYATSSTTSACLPNYTTETFTYDWEELFGATGVTNLSLADEGMSAAVNIGFTFPLYGTNYTQLYVSANGFIEFGATTNSYTNQCSLPSATTPNNIIALMWDDLNPASAAIIRYKSFATCPVGTSAQPCFVVEYDNVPHYGGGTAGTFEVVLFQGGDFTIQFQDSGAELGSGSTTGVENSAGTMGKTYECDTASSLSDSEAVCFYMEDESTSGCH
- a CDS encoding HAD family phosphatase; translation: MDHRLRYPLVCFDVDGTLVDDTIFIWQTLHDHFATDPVLRKKAHDDFFAKRITYANWFHSDLELLSEAGATLPRIREVLDMLRPVTGAREALLDLHARGHVIAIVSGSLDIVVDHLFPDVPFKHVLLNRIAFAADGRIAGGTPTPYDVEGKADGLRELCRREGIEASRAAFVGDNDNDLWIARAAGLAIAFNCKSDELRAACRIEVREKDLRAVARAIVGAAQWQPLVDSSSM
- the groES gene encoding co-chaperone GroES, which encodes MAVRPLNDRVLVKRLESEERTKGGIIIPDAAKEKPLEGKVMAVGGGKKDEKGKVIPLVVKKGDRVLFGKYSGTEIKIDGEEVVIVREDDILAVIE